The following are from one region of the Silene latifolia isolate original U9 population chromosome 9, ASM4854445v1, whole genome shotgun sequence genome:
- the LOC141599058 gene encoding uncharacterized protein LOC141599058, translating into MAKYEVSPDLINKLQIALRKESGISSFNPSDQLPPSSSPSILQDAIVAVGSNAQDAPRCDGCNGELLLGLDSTICVFCGRFPSNFHGGASPKPISFASAFGYQWFLRSLSLDGSESVERPIEGESDSGRGRNSATNEIPLSALLDLQLKWPDESNRLGVENEDGKPSTNLVGVSFDELFQREGNSESVANSLNEKEAASKKVEIKEGTTFAGQSSLSLFENTQTRSLEGENNESDWAVDFQSANADVKVDTGFRIDSTDWPLKQEDSANIAVFEAFSSSGTESKSEQPFDFKQSERNMPVNDGQKTLETNDASIDWFPAADIQRISDKGDPPHNDKLDGDDSTNWDEFGMFSGAENNRGEQVSATLTGSESGGGFNIDDSWNDFTGSVGPGHDQLENNLDMHKPVYGVGDEFALLGHGGMEQLDVHVESSLSKTSDQGESLGLSGTKEVGDSFDLLNGFKSSGIGDNSLDVWSDFTLSTGAVNSKPINNDSSTAAMSDFPSIMITHADLPQNGETKSAENHRENNDDFGSWSDFGSSWKQPDSSFPELNLTGSRQDESTNGKDVDNLLLVEDKSSHNSWSNIGWSTSVLEQPSHAVEIEPSESKSTYEDSDLFPGLNDKSTSVNNEEVDAWTDFTSSSNGLPSNSHSTNVQTNVIQEPTIHDPFGEWNVINSASDNESSRVTAVDNISPINMFSTTVDSHVGSNSFMHQDPFLGMLTDQNGSPEIASSQTELPNLIRTELQDIEAGDLNSISGQSGTAFKEGSDQKSPVVENLISEMHDLSFMLENSLSIPNPGT; encoded by the exons ATGGCGAAGTACGAGGTATCACCCGACCTCATTAACAAACTCCAGATCGCACTTCGCAAAGAATCCGGCATTTCTTCATTCAATCCCTCCGATCAACTCCCACCATCATCGTCACCGTCGATTCTTCAAGACGCCATCGTCGCCGTCGGATCAAATGCGCAAGATGCTCCGCGTTGTGATGGCTGTAATGGCGAGCTTCTCCTAGGGCTTGATTCTACCATTTGCGTGTTTTGTGGTCGTTTTCCAAGCAATTTTCATGGTGGAGCTTCTCCAAAGCCGATTTCTTTCGCTTCGGCTTTCGGATATCAGTGGTTTTTACGCTCTCTTTCGCTTGATGGATCA GAGAGTGTAGAGCGGCCAATTGAAGGAGAAAGTGATTCGGGTAGAGGACGAAATTCGGCGACAAATGAAATCCCGCTTTCTGCTTTGCTTGACCTGCAGCTTAAGTGGCCCGATGAGTCAAACAGATTGGGCGTAGAAAATGAAGATGGTAAACCATCTACGAATTTGGTTGGTGTGAGTTTTGATGAGCTTTTTCAAAGGGAAGGAAATAGTGAGAGTGTTGCTAATAGTTTGAATGAGAAGGAAGCGGCAAGCAAAAAAGTTGAAATTAAAGAGGGTACTACGTTTGCAGGACAGAGCAGTCTTAGTTTGTTTGAAAATACACAGACACGGTCCCTGGAGGGTGAAAATAACGAGTCTGATTGGGCAGTTGATTTTCAATCTGCAAATGCAGATGTCAAAGTTGATACTGGATTTCGAATAGACTCAACAGATTGGCCTCTTAAACAAGAGGACTCGGCAAACATTGCCGTGTTTGAAGCTTTTTCCAGTAGTGGTACTGAATCAAAGTCTGAGCAACCTTTTGATTTTAAGCAATCTGAAAGGAACATGCCAGTGAATGACGGTCAGAAGACTTTGGAAACAAATGATGCCTCAATTGATTGGTTTCCTGCAGCCGATATACAGAGGATAAGTGACAAGGGAGATCCACCTCACAATGACAAGTTGGATGGTGATGATTCTACCAACTGGGATGAATTTGGGATGTTCTCAGGTGCAGAAAATAATCGAGGAGAACAAGTAAGTGCCACTTTGACTGGAAGTGAGAGTGGTGGAGGATTTAACATAGATGATTCATGGAATGATTTTACCGGATCAGTGGGACCAGGACACGACCAACTTGAAAACAACTTGGATATGCATAAACCAGTATATGGTGTTGGTGATGAATTTGCTTTATTAGGTCATGGAGGTATGGAACAGCTAGATGTCCATGTGGAAAGCTCGCTGAGTAAGACCAGCGATCAAGGTGAATCACTTGGGCTTTCGGGTACTAAAGAAGTTGGCGATTCTTTCGATTTATTGAACGGTTTCAAAAGCTCTGGTATTGGGGATAACTCACTTGATGTATGGAGTGATTTTACACTGTCAACTGGCGCTGTCAATAGCAAGCCAATTAATAATGACTCTTCAACTGCGGCAATGAGTGATTTTCCAAGCATAATGATCACTCACGCAGATCTCCCCCAAAATGGTGAAACTAAATCTGCTGAAAATCATAGGGAGAACAATGATGATTTTGGTTCCTGGAGTGATTTCGGGAGCTCGTGGAAACAACCAGATAGTAGTTTTCCAGAATTAAATCTCACAGGGTCAAGGCAAGATGAATCTACTAACGGTAAAGATGTTGACAACCTATTGCTGGTCGAGGACAAGAGCTCGCACAATTCTTGGAGTAATATTGGTTGGTCAACATCCGTGTTAGAACAACCGTCACATGCTGTTGAAATAGAACCATCTGAAAGTAAATCGACTTATGAAGACAGTGATTTGTTTCCTGGATTAAATGACAAGTCTACTAGCGTAaataatgaagaggttgatgcaTGGACCGATTTTACAAGCTCAAGTAACGGGCTACCAAGCAATTCGCATAGCACCAATGTACAAACCAATGTTATCCAGGAACCCACTATCCATGATCCATTTGGTGAATGGAATGTAATTAACAGCGCCTCTGATAACGAATCTAGTAGGGTCACTGCTGTGGACAATATATCTCCAATAAACATGTTCAGCACGACTGTGGATTCACATGTAGGATCTAACAGCTTCATGCACCAAGATCCATTCCTGGGAATGTTAACTGACCAAAATGGTTCTCCAGAAATAGCAAGTTCTCAAACCGAATTGCCTAATTTGATCAG GACGGAGCTCCAGGATATTGAAGCTGGTGACCTTAATAGCATAAGTGGTCAAAGTGGAACTGCCTTCAAGGAGGGATCTGATCAGAAGTCGCCTGTTGTCGAAAATTTAATCTCAGAGATGCATGACCTATCCTTCATGCTTGAAAACAGCCTATCAATTCCTAACCCTGGTACATGA
- the LOC141599060 gene encoding uncharacterized protein LOC141599060 — MKSITEETANQPFSDAKHRLDQASESQERPSKIAKLTEEDEEEKKETMVKGGGNMQRYLVAIEYIGTRFSGSQQQLVHRTVVGVLQEAFKKFVGQPVSIFCSSRTDAGVHALSNVCHVDVERISKRRPGEVLEPHEPATVQKAVNHYLQKEGDDVKVIDVRKVPSDFHARYRAQERTYYYRLLSGPDPLSTFEKDRGWHVPEELDLRAMQDACKILAGHHDFSSFRAAGCQASSSIRTLDEFHVLESTSFPYFPSNPVPEASDDGAQDSSTCLDHHPETDAKNIDSKDNGKFSIGSDQEFGVKRGHRCLIVKARARSFLYHQVRLLVGVLKCVGTGHLTVADVERILNAKDVAAARPMAPACGLYLGHVKYDL; from the exons ATGAAATCAATTACCGAAGAAACCGCAAATCAACCATTTTCCGACGCCAAACACCGACTTGATCAAGCGTCGGAATCACAAGAACGGCCGTCGAAAATCGCAAAACTAACcgaagaagacgaagaagaaaagaaggaaacaaTGGTGAAGGGGGGAGGAAATATGCAGAGATATTTGGTAGCAATTGAGTATATTGGTACTCGTTTTTCTGGTTCCCAACAACAACTTGTTCATCGTACCGTTGTCGGCGTTCTTCAG GAGGCTTTCAAGAAATTTGTTGGGCAACCTGTTTCTATATTCTGCTCTAGTAGAACG GATGCAGGAGTTCATGCTTTGTCAAATGTTTGTCATGTAGATGTAGAGCGGATTAGTAAGAGGAGACCAGGTGAAGTG TTGGAACCTCATGAACCTGCAACTGTCCAAAAGGCCGTGAACCATTATCTTCAG AAAGAAGGTGATGATGTTAAAGTCATTGATGTTCGTAAGGTTCCATCTGATTTTCATGCTAGATATAGGGCCCAAGAGCGCAC GTATTACTATCGTCTGTTATCAGGCCCAGATCCCTTATCGACCTTTGAGAAAGACCGAGGATGGCATGTTCCTGAGGAATTGGATCTTCGAGCAATGCAG GACGCGTGCAAGATTCTTGCTGGACACCATGATTTCAGTTCATTCAGAGCTGCTGGTTGTCAG GCAAGTTCATCCATAAGGACACTGGATGAATTTCACGTTCTCGAGTCTACATCCTTTCCATATTTTCCATCCAACCCAGTGCCAGAAGCAAGCGATGATGGTGCACAAGATTCTTCCACGTGTTTAGATCATCATCCCGAGACTGATGCAAAAAATATTGATTCCAAGGACAACGGAAAATTTTCCATCGGTTCTGATCAAGAGTTTGGTGTTAAAAGAGGACATCGTTGCTTGATAGTAAAAGCACGCGCACGTTCTTTTCTGTATCATCAG GTGAGGTTGCTTGTTGGTGTGCTCAAGTGTGTTGGCACAGGACACTTAACGGTCGCCGATG TTGAAAGAATCCTGAATGCAAAGGATGTTGCGGCCGCAAGACCCATGGCCCCTGCCTGTGGCTTATACTTGGGCCACGTCAAGTATGATCTTTGA
- the LOC141600569 gene encoding glyoxylase I 4-like encodes MGSLVYEIPITRSTRALPLLCLNHISYVCKSVPDSVRFYVDVLGFVLIKRPSSLDFGGAWLFNHGIGIHLLASDNKLQQITRKIINPKDNHISFQCSDMNVVIEKLEDMGIEYETAIVEEDGIKVDQLFFHDPDGYMVEICNCDNIPVIPLSACPLKRLSI; translated from the exons ATGGGAAGTTTAGTATATGAAATTCCTATAACAAGATCAACAAGAGCATTGCCTCTACTTTGTTTGAATCACATTTCATATGTGTGTAAATCTGTGCCTGATTCTGTCAGATTTTATGTTGATGTCTTGGGTTTTGTTCTTATCAAACGTCCTTCCTCTTTAGACTTTGGCGGAGCTTG GTTGTTCAACCATGGGATAGGCATCCATCTGTTAGCCTCAGACAATAAACTCCAACAAATTACAAGGAAGATCATAAATCCAAAGGACAATCATATATCATTCCAATGCTCGGACATGAACGTTGTGATTGAAAAATTAGAGGACATGGGAATCGAATATGAGACCGCAATAGTCGAAGAAGATGGCATTAAGGTTGATCAACTTTTTTTCCATGACCCTGATGGTTACATGGTTGAGATATGCAATTGTGACAATATTCCTGTTATTCCCCTTTCTGCTTGCCCTCTTAAAAGACTGTCAATTTAA
- the LOC141599057 gene encoding putative sodium/metabolite cotransporter BASS2, chloroplastic — translation MSLSLCITSTKHPSHTNHHHYHHHHHGTQKLTFSKPKLQFHSQLSNPIKCSNNNLQNVNNNEETNVPRWHNMLSTAASLYPLYVTVGGVVACYNPSAFAWFVNRGPFSYSLSLGLIMLSMGVTLEFKDLVNLFKQRPLSILFGCVAQYTIMPLLGTLIAKLMGLSPALSVGMVLLACCPGGTASNVVTLIARGDVALSIVMTMCTTLASVIVTPMLTKYLAGTLVPVDAVQLSISTMQVVVAPILLGLCFQNTVPAAVKAVTPFAPLFAVLTSSLLACSVFSENVVRLRTSGLSLQLTSNVALCDHLQAILSSELGVTILSVLLLHFAGFFLGYVASAICGYGETQRRAVSIEVGMQNSSLGVVLAASHFSSPLVALPPALSAVLMNIMGSSLGFIWRNIDPKDELKE, via the exons ATGTCTCTCTCATTATGCATCACCTCCACAAAACATCCCTCACATAcaaatcatcatcattatcatcatcatcaccatggTACCCAAAAACTCACATTTTCTAAACCAAAATTGCAATTTCATTCACAATTATCAAACCCAATTAAATGTAGCAATAATAATCTTCAAAATGTTAATAATAATGAAGAAACAAATGTACCAAGATGGCATAACATGTTGTCTACAGCAGCTAGTTTGTATCCATTATATGTTACAGTTGGAGGAGTTGTTGCATGTTATAATCCTTCTGCATTTGCATGGTTTGTGAATAGAGGTCCTTTTTCATATAGTTTGTCACTTGGCTTGATTATGTTGTCCATGGGTGTCACTCTTGAGTTCAAGGATTTGGTTAATTTGTTCAAGCAACGCCCCCTCTCT ATACTGTTTGGGTGTGTGGCACAATACACCATTATGCCATTGCTGGGAACGCTGATTGCGAAACTGATGGGGCTTTCACCAGCACTATCAGTGGGGATGGTATTGTTAGCATGTTGTCCTGGAGGTACCGCCTCCAATGTG GTGACCTTGATCGCTCGTGGAGACGTGGCTTTATCGATAgtcatgactatgtgcaccaCACTTGCTTCAGTAATCGTTACTCCTATGCTGACCAAATATTTAGCAGGAACTCTAGTCCCTGTCGATGCTGTTCAGCTTTCTATAAGCACAATGCAG GTAGTGGTTGCTCCTATTTTGCTTGGGCTATGCTTTCAGAATACAGTCCCAGCCGCTGTCAAAGCGGTCACTCCCTTTGCTCCGCTTTTTGCTGTATTAACTTCATCCTTACTAGCTTGCAG TGTATTTTCTGAAAATGTTGTTCGGCTGAGAACTTCAGGGCTGAGTCTACAATTGACGTCTAATGTAGCTCTATGTGACCACCTCCAAGCAATTTTATCCTCTGAACTTGGAGTTACGATATTATCAGTACTGCTACTGCACTTCGCCGGTTTCTTTCTCGG GTATGTAGCTTCAGCTATTTGTGGCTATGGCGAAACTCAGAGACGAGCTGTATCCATTGAG GTCGGAATGCAGAATTCATCGTTAGGAGTGGTGTTAGCAGCTTCTCACTTCAGTTCACCACTGGTTGCGCTACCCCCGGCTCTTTCTGCTGTCTTAATGAACATCATGGGTAGCAGCCTCGGGTTCATATGGCGCAACATTGACCCCAAGGACGAACTCAAAGAGTAA
- the LOC141599059 gene encoding glucan endo-1,3-beta-glucosidase 11-like: protein MNLAFRLIDAHTLPAFALPKLVILVLLISGGVGVDSLGINYGQIANNLPTPDKVVGLVKGIGASKVKLYDADPKVLKAFAKTGIQFTVSLGNEYMSQMKDGKAALDWVKKNVECHLPDTNITCILIGNEVLTLNDSTLTSSVIPAMQNIHAALVALQLDSRVWVTTAHNLAILQTSYPPSAGAFRPDLGGCLAQILNFNAKTGSPFLINAYPYFAYKASPGQVSLDYVLGQGGQGQGQGQGGVVDPGSGLRYDNMLLAQVDAVYAAMGASFSKRVSVQVSETGWPSKGDPDEVGATPENAKKYNANIIKLIKQRQGKGSPMRPYCDLNIFIFALFNENMKPGPTSERNYGLFKPDGSPAYSLGFPAIQAVANTSSDGDTTPDTDAPTPTSTTSPSSTGYLSISFARESYPSGGLFLISALLLIKLLLL from the exons ATGAATTTGGCATTCAGATTGATTGATGCTCATACTCTTCCGGCATTCGCCTTACCGAAACTAGTAATCCTAGTCCTACTTATATcag GCGGTGTAGGAGTGGATTCACTAGGAATAAACTACGGACAAATAGCGAACAATCTGCCAACACCAGACAAGGTAGTGGGGCTGGTAAAGGGTATAGGAGCAAGTAAGGTGAAGTTGTACGACGCCGACCCTAAAGTGCTAAAGGCTTTTGCAAAGACAGGGATCCAATTCACAGTGAGTCTCGGGAACGAGTACATGTCGCAGATGAAAGACGGGAAGGCGGCTTTGGATTGGGTTAAAAAGAATGTGGAGTGTCATTTGCCTGATACTAATATCACTTGTATCTTGATCGGTAACGAGGTGCTGACCTTGAATGATTCCACCCTCACCTCGAGTGTTATTCCTGCAATGCAGAACATTCATGCTGCTCTGGTTGCGTTGCAGCTGGACAGTAGAGTGTGGGTTACTACTGCACATAACTTGGCAATCCTCCAGACATCATATCCTCCATCTGCTGGGGCTTTTCGGCCCGATCTGGGTGGCTGTCTGGCCCAGATCCTTAACTTTAATGCCAAAACGGGATCCCCTTTTCTTATCAATGCTTATCCGTATTTTGCGTATAAGGCCAGTCCCGGACAGGTGTCGTTAGATTATGTTCTCGGTCAGGGCGGGCAGGGGCAGGGGCAGGGGCAGGGGGGAGTGGTTGACCCAGGTTCAGGCCTCCGCTATGATAACATGCTTTTGGCCCAGGTGGACGCGGTGTATGCTGCCATGGGGGCTAGTTTCAGCAAGAGGGTATCAGTTCAGGTGTCTGAGACTGGGTGGCCCTCGAAAGGGGACCCCGACGAGGTTGGGGCAACCCCTGAGAATGCCAAGAAGTATAATGCTAACATAATTAAACTCATTAAGCAGAGACAGGGAAAAGGTAGTCCAATGAGGCCTTATTGTGATCTTAACATTTTCATATTTGCGCTTTTTAACGAGAACATGAAACCTGGCCCTACTTCTGAGAGAAATTATGGTTTGTTCAAGCCTGATGGCTCTCCAGCTTATTCCCTCGGTTTTCCTGCCATTCAAGCTGTCGCCAATACTTCTTCTGATGGCGATACTACTCCTGACACTGACGCTCCTACTCCTACTTCTACTACTTCTCCTTCGTCTACTGGTTACCTCTCCATTTCCTTTGCTAGG GAAAGCTATCCATCTGGTGGCCTCTTTCTTATTTCGGCATTGCTGTTGATTAAACTGCTGCTCCTCTAG